One Oceanispirochaeta sp. M1 genomic window carries:
- a CDS encoding response regulator, with the protein MRILVVDDLPFMRSIISDIVTETGHIVIGEAGDGIECLSRYKALLPDLVLLDIVMPRMNGVEALKSLKKVYPDSKVIMCSSLSDQEKIIQAIRLGASDYIVKPFQRKRLVSAINRACSVND; encoded by the coding sequence ATGAGAATACTGGTAGTTGACGATTTGCCTTTTATGCGATCTATCATCTCGGATATCGTTACTGAAACCGGGCATATTGTCATTGGAGAAGCGGGTGACGGGATTGAATGCCTTTCCCGTTACAAGGCTCTCCTGCCGGATCTTGTCCTGCTGGATATTGTCATGCCCCGTATGAACGGGGTGGAGGCTCTTAAAAGTCTGAAAAAAGTTTATCCTGATTCAAAAGTTATTATGTGCTCATCGTTGAGTGATCAGGAAAAAATTATACAGGCCATCCGACTGGGGGCCTCGGACTATATTGTCAAACCTTTTCAAAGGAAGCGGCTTGTTTCCGCGATAAACAGAGCCTGCAGTGTAAATGATTAG
- a CDS encoding PEGA domain-containing protein, translating into MIRRFTVIVFLFLTISLFSEPVTLPESLSYDDLKLTKKTWNIGVSSYSGLNLDLRYEYLLNALPLLVHEEISNLSEHILSEDEIVHLQTIFLKEKTIALEKEKSSIHAQRDALLFSELEEGEIKEKYDDYSEKIKEKEELLQFWKDLTIEDIQIEKTLPVHIQKFTDSDARLLSPRVQVQRFMESEDLDLLISGTVEKLDNMFFLNIEGIMQHSGKPVFSLNKVVTEEEINEVVSEGAVELRTVVLGRSWSDLTVTALPSNALLLIDGDSRGVGNMHLYDLEPGFVTLSVISTGFKSDIRQIYLTSGASQSIEIELVKGNSTGLSLFSEPPGADVYFGATWVGQTPLFTEKPGQQSQIKISKNEYMPFYADSDAIDGNSLTVELGADLFDKQKALKISKSKFYRSLGWFSMSIAVPLILSGVYQNLNNRYYNYAMDYNSTFDPASYDKAIEYQKKADIAYYSLWGGVAISGGLLVNTIFKLRDYIRAAEKSTED; encoded by the coding sequence ATGATTAGAAGATTCACAGTTATAGTTTTTCTATTTCTAACAATTTCTCTTTTCTCAGAGCCTGTTACTCTTCCGGAAAGTCTAAGTTATGATGACTTGAAGCTAACAAAAAAGACATGGAATATCGGTGTAAGCAGCTACAGTGGACTCAATCTTGATCTACGTTATGAGTATCTTTTAAATGCCCTTCCTCTCCTTGTACATGAAGAGATATCAAATCTTTCCGAACATATTCTTTCAGAAGACGAGATTGTACATTTACAGACTATTTTTCTAAAAGAGAAAACCATTGCTCTGGAAAAAGAGAAAAGCAGCATACATGCACAGCGTGATGCACTCTTATTTTCTGAACTTGAAGAAGGGGAAATTAAAGAAAAATATGATGATTATTCAGAAAAGATAAAAGAGAAAGAAGAATTATTACAATTCTGGAAGGATCTTACAATAGAGGATATCCAGATCGAAAAGACTCTACCTGTTCATATTCAGAAATTTACTGACTCTGATGCACGTCTCCTGTCTCCCCGGGTTCAGGTTCAGCGTTTTATGGAGTCCGAAGATCTTGATCTCCTTATCAGCGGGACTGTAGAAAAACTTGATAACATGTTTTTTCTTAATATAGAGGGAATAATGCAGCATAGCGGAAAGCCTGTGTTTTCTCTTAATAAGGTTGTCACTGAAGAGGAGATTAACGAGGTCGTAAGTGAAGGAGCAGTAGAACTGAGAACCGTTGTTCTGGGCCGCAGCTGGTCTGACCTGACAGTCACGGCTCTTCCCTCGAATGCTCTGCTTCTTATAGATGGTGACAGTCGCGGGGTAGGGAACATGCACTTATATGATCTTGAACCCGGATTTGTTACTCTGTCGGTCATATCAACGGGATTTAAAAGTGATATCAGGCAAATTTATCTGACATCAGGAGCCTCCCAGAGTATAGAAATTGAGCTTGTAAAAGGAAACAGCACTGGGCTGTCACTTTTTTCAGAACCTCCGGGTGCTGATGTCTACTTTGGAGCAACATGGGTGGGTCAAACTCCGCTCTTTACTGAAAAACCGGGTCAGCAGAGTCAGATAAAGATCAGCAAGAATGAGTACATGCCCTTTTATGCTGACAGTGATGCAATAGATGGAAACAGTCTGACAGTTGAGCTGGGAGCAGATCTTTTTGATAAACAGAAGGCACTTAAAATAAGTAAAAGCAAATTCTACAGATCCCTGGGATGGTTCAGTATGTCTATAGCTGTACCTCTGATTCTGTCGGGCGTTTACCAAAATCTTAACAACCGCTATTATAATTACGCTATGGACTATAATAGTACTTTTGACCCTGCAAGTTATGATAAGGCTATTGAATATCAGAAAAAGGCTGACATAGCGTATTACAGTCTCTGGGGCGGAGTGGCAATTAGTGGCGGTCTGCTGGTTAATACTATATTTAAATTAAGGGATTATATCCGTGCGGCGGAGAAATCCACAGAGGATTAG
- the ftsY gene encoding signal recognition particle-docking protein FtsY — protein MFWKKKKNNVKKAKDMNLGRRIADLFGKSSSLDDFYEELEEMLISGDMGGSVTMEIVDELKERVKKDKIKDKDTILAELRSIISENLKTKQIHPVKGSLNVYLVLGVNGVGKTTTIAKLATYFKKEGSSKIVFSAGDTFRAAAIDQLKIQGERTGCRVIAQSHGSDPGAVIYDSIVSAKSQGEELILADTAGRMHNKSNLIKELKKIDKIVNSNIDEKGSYRKILILDATTGQNGLQQAEVFNDAIDVDCVVLTKYDATARGGLIVAISRKLNIPVAFIGHGEGLDDLSVFDPESYLDDLLAL, from the coding sequence ATGTTCTGGAAAAAGAAAAAAAATAATGTAAAAAAAGCTAAAGATATGAATCTTGGACGGAGGATTGCCGATTTATTTGGCAAAAGCAGCTCTCTTGATGACTTCTATGAAGAGCTTGAAGAGATGCTGATAAGCGGTGATATGGGCGGATCCGTCACCATGGAAATAGTTGACGAACTCAAAGAACGTGTAAAAAAAGATAAGATCAAGGATAAAGATACTATTCTTGCCGAACTGAGATCTATTATTTCTGAAAATCTTAAGACAAAACAGATCCATCCTGTAAAAGGATCACTGAATGTCTATCTCGTTTTAGGGGTTAACGGTGTAGGTAAAACTACGACAATTGCAAAATTAGCCACTTATTTTAAAAAGGAAGGATCTTCAAAGATTGTTTTTTCCGCAGGAGACACCTTCCGGGCAGCGGCCATTGATCAACTGAAAATCCAGGGGGAGAGAACAGGATGCAGGGTCATTGCCCAGAGTCATGGATCCGATCCCGGTGCGGTTATTTATGACAGTATAGTTTCTGCAAAAAGTCAGGGTGAAGAGCTGATTCTTGCCGACACAGCAGGCCGAATGCATAATAAATCAAACCTTATCAAAGAACTCAAAAAAATTGACAAGATAGTAAACTCCAATATAGATGAAAAAGGTTCATACAGAAAAATTCTTATTCTGGATGCAACAACCGGTCAGAATGGTCTGCAGCAGGCGGAAGTCTTTAATGATGCCATAGATGTGGACTGTGTGGTTCTGACAAAATATGATGCCACAGCAAGAGGCGGGCTGATTGTTGCCATCAGCAGAAAACTCAATATTCCTGTAGCGTTTATAGGTCATGGTGAAGGTCTTGATGATCTTTCCGTATTTGATCCTGAAAGCTATCTGGACGATCTGCTGGCACTGTAG